The following are encoded together in the Onychostoma macrolepis isolate SWU-2019 chromosome 03, ASM1243209v1, whole genome shotgun sequence genome:
- the LOC131537202 gene encoding GTPase IMAP family member 5-like, with protein MSFPKPWCKRERSPDGNRPNMSKLNLVVCGSDGTLKSSISELIRQQTDRDVKLHGHLISLVELPALNRLSEEEVMHQTLNCVSLCDLGVHVFLLIVPAGPLNNEDKAEIDKILNIFDSREHFVVLFTSNLPVDEPVTDFVKSSPESQRLISLYGGQYRVMGLKEPENSRQIPELLEYIENMKSEPYSPQMYVKAQENRVRHETEEKHKEELKRMKDEIDLLKQKTQSEGSMNVIRKQKLNLVLCGSDALLKTSVFRLIRENKDLALHGHQINLVVLPALFNTGFSEEKVMHFTFNCVSLCDPGVHVFIIIFPDAPLNNEDKAEIEEIQKIFSSRINKYIMVLIIQDKNMSSQFNIAPSPATEMIDYSDIWGSVFCFGE; from the exons ATGAGTTTCCCAAAACCTT GGTGCAAAAGAGAGAGAAGCCCAGATGGGAATCGTCCAAACA TGTCAAAACTGAATTTGGTTGTGTGTGGGAGTGATGGGACATTAAAATCCTCCATATCAGAGCTGATCAGgcagcagacagacagagacgtGAAGCTTCATGGACATCTGATCAGTCTGGTGGAGCTTCCAGCTCTCAATCGGCTCTCAGAGGAGGAAGTGATGCATCAGACACTCAATTGTGTATCTCTCTGTGATCTTGGAGTACACGTTTTCCTCCTCATTGTTCCTGCTGGTCCACTTAATAATGAAGACAAAGCAGAAATAGACAAGATTCTGAATATATTTGACTCTAGAGAGCACTTCGTAGTGCTCTTTACCTCAAATCTCCCTGTTGATGAACCAGTGACAGATTTTGTCAAATCCAGCCCAGAATCTCAGAGGTTAATTAGTCTCTATGGAGGTCAGTACAGAGTGATGGGTTTAAAGGAACCTGAAAACTCAAGACAGATCCCAGAACTGCTGGAATACATAGAGAACATGAAGAGTGAACCATATTCACCTCAGATGTATGTGAAAGCTCAAGAGAACAGAGTCAGACATGAAACAGAGGAGAAACATAAAGAAGAACTGAAGAGGATGAAGGATGAAATTGATCTGTTAAAGCAGAAGACTCAGTCAGAGG GAAGCATGAATGTCATCAGAAAACAGAAGCTGAACCTGGTGCTGTGTGGAAGTGATGCATTACTGAAGACCTCTGTTTTCAGACTTATAAGAGAAAATAAAGACTTGGCTCTTCATGGACATCAGATCAATTTGGTGGTGCTTCCAGCTTTGTTCAACACTGGGTTCTCAGAGGAGAAAGTGATGCATTTTACTTTTaactgtgtgtctctctgtgatCCTGGAGTTCATgtttttatcataatttttcCTGATGCTCCACTTAATAATGAAGACAAAGCAGAAATTGAGGAGATCCAGAAGATATTCAGCTCAAGAATCAACAAATATATCATGGTCCTCATAATCCAAGACAAGAACATGTCAAGTCAATTTAATATTGCTCCTTCTCCAGCTACTGAGATGATTGATTATTCAGACATTTGGGggtcagtgttttgttttggagaATAG